In Accipiter gentilis chromosome 18, bAccGen1.1, whole genome shotgun sequence, the following are encoded in one genomic region:
- the BCL2L14 gene encoding apoptosis facilitator Bcl-2-like protein 14, translated as MSSPEDVSMEEIPLEDDERDSIEYKILMAYAQRRLSVSKYGKLLKNEANVQKSSSLIGRKVRTDHQRDKDGPSQRVLCQGGMMQQHSKKQSKRKYLPGYCLTFLCGRAEQEKPQMLSSHQDHMAGFSVSEAQSESLQEGNSQHQTSETADVNHIADKLAKLVTSRSQESASDASFQITRQALCLEQDNTNATDGSEDEEKIIQTIVSLLRQSGDQLEEKIKKDRVFYQHFKDMLSYTFFKRVTDLFLEDVSADSTSEPEGQVQCTKVAFTMEVATRLTAVDNHPMNLVLGFGLKYLKEHFKPWIQDQGGWEKALTSLDQDEVE; from the exons ATGTCTTCACCAGAAGATGTCAGTATGGAAGAAATACCGCTGGAAGATGATGAGCGAGACAGCATAGAATACAAGATCCTAATGGCCTACGCCCAGCGGCGGTTATCTGTCAGTAAATATGggaaacttctgaaaaatgaggCTAATGTGCAGAAATCATCATCCTTAATTGGGAGAAAAGTAAGGACTGACCATCAAAGGGATAAAGATGGACCAAGCCAAAGAGTACTTTGTCAGGGTGGCATGATGCAACAGCACAGCAAAAAGcaatcaaaaagaaaatacttgccAGGATATTGCCTAACTTTTCtctgtggcagagcagagcaggaaaagCCCCAAATGCTGTCATCGCACCAAGATCACATGGCAGGTTTCTCTGTTTCTGAGGCACAATCTGAGAGCCTTCAAGAAGGGAATTCTCAGCATCAGACAA GTGAAACAGCAGATGTCAACCACATTGCAGACAAACTTGCCAAGCTTGTTACTTCCAGATCCCAGGAATCTGCTTCAGATGCGTCATTCCAGATAACGCGTCAAGCCCTGTGTCTGGAACAAGACAATACCAATGCTACTGATGGAAGTGAAG atgAAGAAAAGATAATACAAACAATAGTTTCACTGTTAAGACAATCAGGGGACCAACTAGAAGAAAAG atcaaaAAGGACAGGGTTTTCTATCAGCATTTTAAAGATATGCTGTCCTACACCTTCTTCAAGAGGGTCACTGATTTGTTCCTGGAGGATGTCTCAGCAGATTCAACAAGTGAGCCAGAAGGCCAAGTACAATGCACGAAAGTTGCCTTTACAATGGAAGTTGCCACCAGACTTACCGCTGTGGATAACCATCCTATGAACCTGGTCTTGGGCTTCGGATTAAAGTACCTCAAAGAACACTTCAAGCcatggattcaggaccagggtgGCTGG GAGAAGGCTCTGACTTCACTGGATCAGGATGAAGTAGAGTAA